Genomic window (Staphylococcus debuckii):
AACCGCTACAGGCATATCTGCTAAATTAAATCCTCTTGATTCAGCCACTGCTCTGTACATGGCAATGTTTCGTTTAAAGCGTCTTGGATTGCCGCCTATAATCGCATAAGTAATCGGCAAACCGAATTCAGCTGCTCTTATAGAAGATTCTGGTGTACCGCCTGTGGCTAACCAAATCGGTATTTCTTTTTGTACAGCTCGTGGATATACACCACGTTCATCGATTGCAGGTCGCAAGCTACCTTGCCAAGAAACAATTTCATGCTGATTGATTTGTTTCAACAACTCTAATTTCTCCACAAAAAGTGTATCATAATCATCCAAATCGTAACCGAATAATGGAAAAGACTCGATAAAAGAGCCACGTCCTACCATAATTTCAGCTCGTCCGTTAGAAACTGCATCTAAAGTTGCAAAGCGTTCGTATACACGTACAGGGTCATCGGAAGATAATACCGTTACAGCGGAACTTAAACGAATACGTTGTGTTAAAGAAGCTGCAGCAGCTAAGACGGTTACCGGATCTGAAACCGCATAATCAGAACGATGATGTTCACCTAAACCATAAATATCAAGGCCTACCTCATCTGCAAGTTGTATTTCTTCTACTATGTTACGAATTCTCTGATCAGCTGATAACTTTTCTTGCACGCCATTTTCAGTGTGGATTTCATTGGTATCTGCAAAAGAAGTCATTCCAATTTCGAGTTTCATACATTTCACCTCACTAGGTATATTTTTTATACCTGAATCATACCCTTTTCATATTATTAAGTCAATATTTTAAGTTCTTCCAGCTATTTTGACGTGTTTCTTCAATATAAATGTAAAAAATCAATTCAAAGCTATTTTTATTTCTAAACATAAAAAAGAGACCTTATTACAGATCTACATAACAAAATTGATAGTATTTTATAACATTCAGACTTCCGAAATTTCGATTTTATATATATATAAATACGCTAAAAATTAGACTAATCACTATTTAAAAAGGCAAAATCAATATTTTTAATTTTTCTGTTAAATTACAACGTTGTAACATAGTCGATATTTACATGTGATTAATATTGTTAAAAACGCTATAACATCGGTATTTAAGCCAACGACCACAAAGTAGATGGTTATTACATGCAAGTATTTAATTATTAGAACTAAATTACAAAATGA
Coding sequences:
- a CDS encoding LLM class flavin-dependent oxidoreductase, which codes for MKLEIGMTSFADTNEIHTENGVQEKLSADQRIRNIVEEIQLADEVGLDIYGLGEHHRSDYAVSDPVTVLAAAASLTQRIRLSSAVTVLSSDDPVRVYERFATLDAVSNGRAEIMVGRGSFIESFPLFGYDLDDYDTLFVEKLELLKQINQHEIVSWQGSLRPAIDERGVYPRAVQKEIPIWLATGGTPESSIRAAEFGLPITYAIIGGNPRRFKRNIAMYRAVAESRGFNLADMPVAVHSWGYIADTDEQAQQEFYTPTKIHHEIIAKERNWPPYTEEHFQREISDQGAMFVGSPETVARKMIDIIETLGINRFMLHIPVGSMPHERVMKAIKLYGKRVKPIVEDYFNN